In Passer domesticus isolate bPasDom1 chromosome 7, bPasDom1.hap1, whole genome shotgun sequence, one genomic interval encodes:
- the REG4 gene encoding regenerating islet-derived protein 4: protein MAAAARLALLLLGCVGLLRPVDSRYISYCPDGWSYYKLSCFKYFSDLRTWDEAESQCQEVRKGAHLAWVEDPLEEVTLRRTISYHQRVQPVWIGLQKNKESQAWQWTNGKDYSATSDVPGNGAGGGSCAALTHHSGFSVWSGADCSRKHHYICKFYPLN from the exons ATGGCGGCTGCGGCCAGACTcgccctcctgctgctgggctgcgTGGGGCTGCTGCGGCCAGTCG ACAGCAGGTACATAAGCTACTGCCCCGACGGCTGGTCCTACTACAAGCTCAGCTGCTTCAAATACTTCTCCGATCTCCGGACCTGGGACGAGGCTGAG AGTCAGTGCCAGGAGGTCAGGAAAGGCGCCCACCTGGCCTGGGTGGAGGACCCCCTTGAGGAAGTCACCTTGCGCAGAACCATCTCCTACCACCAGCGTGTGCAGCCCGTCTGGATTGGACTCCAAAAGAATAAAGAG AGCCAGGCCTGGCAGTGGACGAATGGGAAGGACTACAGTGCCACCAGCGATGTGCCTGGGAACGGTGCCGGCGGGGGGAGCTGCGCCGCGCTGACCCATCACAGCG GCTTCTCTGTGTGGTCCGGGGCCGACTGCTCCCGGAAGCATCACTACATCTGCAAGTTCTACCCCCTGAACTGA
- the HMGCS2 gene encoding hydroxymethylglutaryl-CoA synthase, mitochondrial yields the protein MALPPPSSRGFTPPELRHVSGVDCAPGSADGAWPKDVGILALEVYFPAQYVDQEELERFDGVEAGKYTRGLGQKQMGFCAAHEDINSLCLTVVQRLVERGRLSWDAIGRLEVGTETVIDKSKAVKTVLMQLFHDSGNTDVEGIDTTNACYGGTASLFNAAAWVESSAWDGRYAVVVCGDIAVYATGNARPTGGAGAIAMLVGPNAPLVLERGLRGTHMEHAYDFYKPNLSSEYPVVDGQLSIQCYLRALDRCYAVYRRKAETQWQQAGIQRPFTLDDFKYIIFHSPFCKLVQKSVGRLLLNDFLASPNPDTASGLYKGLQSFRGVKLEDTYTSKEVEKAFQAASQDIFNQKTKPSLLLSSRNGNMYTPSMYGCLASLLSQCSARDLAGSRIGAFSYGSGLAASMFSFRVSQDAAPGSPLDKLVSSLADLPARLDARKRVAPQDFAEIMKRREETHHLADHAPHGSQADLFPGTWYLTRVDSKYRREYARKPI from the exons ATGGCTCTACCCCCACCCAGCTCACGGGGTTTTACCCCCCCGGAGCTGCGGCACGTGTCAGGCGTGGACTGCGCCCCGGGCAGCGCGGATG GTGCCTGGCCCAAGGATGTGGGCATCCTGGCCCTGGAGGTGTACTTCCCTGCCCAGTACGTGGatcaggaggagctggagcggTTTGATGGCGTGGAGGCCGGCAAGTACACACGGGGCCTGGGCCAGAAGCAGATGGGCTTCTGCGCCGCCCACGAGGACATCAACTCCCTGTGCCTGACCGTGGTGCAGCGGCTGGTGGAGCGCGGGCGCCTCTCCTGGGACGCCATCGGCCGCCTGGAGGTGGGCACTGAGACCGTCATCGACAAATCCAAGGCCGTCAAGACCGTCCTCATGCAACTTTTCCATGACTCTGGcaacactgatgtggagggcatTGACACCACCAACGCCTGCTACGGGGGCACGGCCTCGCTCTTCAATGCAGCCGCCTGGGTGGAGTCCAGTGCCTGGGATG GTCGCTACGCCGTGGTGGTGTGTGGGGACATCGCTGTCTACGCCACGGGGAACGCGCGGCCCACGGGAGGTGCTGGTGCCATTGCCATGCTGGTGGGACCCAACGCCCCGCTGGTGCTGGAGAGAG GCCTGCGTGGAACCCACATGGAGCATGCCTACGACTTCTACAAGCCAAATCTGTCCTCTGAGTACCCGGTGGTGGACGGGCAGCTCTCCATCCAGTGCTACCTGCGGGCGCTGGACCGCTGCTACGCCGTGTACCGACGGAAGGCGGAGACCCAGTGGCAGCAGG CTGGCATCCAGAGGCCCTTCACCCTCGATGACTTCAAGTACATCATCTTCCACTCACCCTTCTGCAAGCTGGTGCAGAAGTCGGTGGGGCGGCTGCTGCTGAACGACTTCTTGGCCTCCCCCAACCCCGACACAGCCTCTGGCCTCTACAAGGGACTGCAGTCCTTCCG CGGTGTGAAGCTGGAGGACACCTACACCAGCAAGGAGGTGGAGAAGGCATTCCAGGCTGCCAGCCAGGACATCTTCAACCAGAAGACCAAGCCCTCACTCCTCCTCTCTTCCCGCAATGGCAACATGTACACACCATCCATGTATGGCTGCCTGgcctccctcctgtccca GTGCTCAGCACGGGACCTGGCCGGCTCCCGGATCGGTGCCTTCTCCTACGGCTCGGGACTGGCGGCCAGCATGTTCTCCTTCCGTGTCTCGCAGGATGCAGCCCCAG GCTCACCCCTGGACAAGctggtgtccagcctggctgacCTGCCCGCTCGCCTGGACGCCCGCAAGCGCGTGGCCCCACAGGACTTCGCCGAGATCATGAAGCGACGGGAGGAAACCCACCACTTGG